One window of the Streptococcus parasanguinis ATCC 15912 genome contains the following:
- a CDS encoding Nmad3 family putative nucleotide modification protein: MKIILSRKGFDSSNGSIPSPILPDGTLLSLPIPAKFDSISFDDLNYNGVLFSDILRQLKGKEDKTNHYNCHLDPDIRGNLRNTPVSNWRAAFGQIKSSQGLLRNQNVSIGDLFLFFGWFRQTEGDIYNGTLQFKKDAPDLNIIYGYLQIGNMMNDKESLQNMYPFHPHSCDHMSNLQSNMLYIPSENLSFLPQEKGYGTFNFHDDRVLTMNGKSRSVWKEIPALMPENINGNHKNSAKDCGLKYSGIWQEKVLLENELSNSWAKELFLL, encoded by the coding sequence GTGAAAATAATTTTATCAAGAAAGGGATTTGATTCATCCAATGGTTCCATCCCGAGTCCTATATTACCTGACGGGACGCTACTTTCATTGCCAATACCTGCCAAGTTTGATAGTATCTCTTTTGACGACTTAAACTATAACGGAGTATTATTTTCAGATATCTTAAGACAACTAAAAGGGAAAGAAGATAAAACAAATCATTATAATTGTCATCTTGATCCAGATATAAGAGGAAATCTTAGGAATACTCCTGTTTCTAACTGGAGAGCAGCATTTGGTCAAATTAAAAGCTCACAGGGATTATTAAGAAATCAAAATGTTTCTATCGGCGATCTTTTTCTATTTTTCGGATGGTTTAGACAAACCGAAGGAGATATTTACAACGGAACATTGCAATTTAAAAAAGATGCCCCGGATTTAAATATCATTTATGGTTATTTGCAAATTGGTAATATGATGAATGATAAAGAATCTCTGCAAAATATGTATCCATTTCATCCTCATTCTTGCGACCATATGAGTAATTTGCAATCAAATATGCTTTATATCCCAAGTGAAAACTTATCATTTTTACCTCAAGAAAAAGGATATGGAACTTTTAATTTTCACGATGACAGAGTATTAACAATGAATGGTAAATCAAGAAGTGTATGGAAAGAGATACCAGCGCTTATGCCTGAAAATATAAATGGGAATCATAAAAATTCTGCTAAAGATTGTGGTTTAAAATATTCTGGTATATGGCAAGAAAAAGTTTTGTTAGAAAATGAATTATCAAATTCTTGGGCTAAAGAGTTATTTTTGTTATAA